Below is a window of Halomonas sp. Bachu 37 DNA.
GGCAGTCGATGCCACACTCGACCAGGCGCTTACCAACCTGCTCAACAACGCAGCGGATGCAAACCCCGACAGCGTATCCATTCGCCTGGACTGGAACGAAAACAGCATCACTATCGACATTCGCGACCACGGTCCCGGAGTCGCCCTATCCATTGCCGATCAATTGGGTGAAACCTTTGTCTCGACCAAGAGCAAAGGGATGGGGATCGGGCTCTTTCTCACCCACGCCACCATCAATCGATTTGGCGGGGGGGTCAGTCTTTACAACCACCCCGAAGGCGGCACCTTGACCGAGGTCATCCTGCCTCGTCATGCGCCGCATTGAAGCTATCCTGCAAAGTTATGTTTCACTAGGGCGAAATAATTTGTCGCCCCTGGTACACAGCCATCGAGGTCCCCATGCAAAACCTTGAGCAACGACTACTAATCGTCGATGACGATGAAATGTTCTGCCACGTACTTAGCCGTGCCTTGAGTCGTAGAGGCTACGAGGTTCTGGTGGCCCATGATGCCGAACAGGCCATGGTTCTGGCAGCACAGCATGACCCGGTGATGGCCACGCTCGACCTCAAGCTTGAGCACAGTTCGGGGCTGAAGCTATTGCCGGAGTTGCTGGAAGTGGCTCCCCAGTGCCGCATTGTGATTCTGACGGGATACTCGAGCATTGCGACCGCCGTCGAGGCGATCAAGCTGGGAGCGGTGAACTATTTATGCAAACCAGTGGATGCCGATGATGTCCTGGCGGCTTTCGAACGTCAGACAGGCGATCCCGACACCGAGCTTGCGGACAATCCACCATCGATCAACCGTATCACCTGGGAACATATCCAGAAGGTACTACAAGAACACGACGGCAACATTTCTGCTACCGCGCGTGCCTTGGGAATGCACCGTCGTACACTGCAAAGAAAGTTGCAGAAAAGGCCGGTCAAGCGTTGATGCTGCGGTTCCGGTCGCTTCACGACGAACTTATTGCGCGGTCCATCCGAGGTCGATGTTCCAGCTGCTGCCGGTAACCGCCCCGGCTGAATCGGAGGCCAGGAAAGCCACCATTTCTGCCACTTCAGCCGGCTCGATCAACCGCTTGACCGCCGCATTCTTCAACATGATATTTTCGATGACTTCCTGCTCTTCCATACCATGCATCCTGGCCTGGTCAGCAATCTGATTGTCTACCAGCGGAGTTTTCACATAAGCGGGACAGATCGTATTGGCAGTGATTCCCTGCGCACCGCCTTCAAGGGCCGCTGTCTTGGTCAAACCGATCATGCCATGTTTAGCGCTGACGTAAGCGGACTTACCCGGTGATGCTACCTGTGCGTGAACCGAGGCAATATTGATCACGCGCCCCCAGCCGTTTTCGCGCATATGTGGCCATGCCGCCTGCGTCAACAGGAAAGGCGCGGTAAGCATCAAGTCGATGATCTGGCGCCATTTCTCTTCCGGAAACTCTTCTATCGGTGCCACATGCTGAATTCCGGCATTATTGACGAGAATATCCACTCCTCCGAACCGCTTGTTGGCCTCCGCTACGGCGGCACGGCAGGCCTCGGGGTCGGTCAGGTCCGCCTGGAAGAAGGCGGCGCCCGCAGCTTCCGCCACGTTCTCGCCCGCCGGGTTGAAATCCACTGCCAGTACTTGATGGCCTAGCTGACATAGATGCTTTACTACTGCCTCACCGATGCCGCTGCTGGTGCCCGTCACCAGGGCTACTCGAGGGGTCGCGTTTTTTCCATGCTCATTCATGCTGCTCTCCTTTCTGGGTAGCTTGTTCTGCGTAACTCGTTTCTGGGTAATTTACTTCTGGCAATCTGGTTTGGGTACTTGGACTCACGCCTTGTTCATGTTGTATCACTTTGTGTCATCAACTTGCATCAACCGCGTCATCATCGCTTGAGCAAGTCTTGCGGCTTCACCCATGTCTTGAAGTTCCTTCAGATCTTCCAGGATACAGCACCGCCAGACATGAAACGGCGGTTCGAGAAGTTCCGCTTCCAGGCGGTACTCACCTGAAGGTAGAGATAGTCGATAGCAGGTTCCTTCTGCTGGGGGTATGTGCGTTTTTGCTTGCGCTGGCACGGCTACCAGCCATAACGCAATGGGAGTGATCAACGCCCCCACCAGCACCTCATCGACTCGGTGGAAACACAAGGCATCAACCCCCAAGGCAGGATTGAAATGAGGAGAGAGTTTCATTTCACGCAAATGCTTATCCCGGTAGCGCGTGGCAATATCGGCAAGATATCGATAGTCTGCGGAACTCAAGGCCTGCATTTTTTCTCCTAGTGTCCTTCGTTAATGCGTATACATCGTGCTTATGGGGCGAGTAGTCGTTCGCTATTGGCGATTTTCAGGGCGGTGCTACACAATGACGCCCAATTGATCATGCTTCAGGAGAGTGCAATGTTCGTGGTTATCTTCGGCCGTATGTCCTGTCCCTTCTGCGTACGGGCCTTGCGCCTGGCCGAGCAACTCGAGGGAGCGGGCAAGATTGAAGGATACCGCTATGTGGACATGCCGAAAGAGGGTGTGACCAAGGAAGACATCGCCAAGACCGCAGGCAAGCCCGTATATACGGTTCCGCAGGTCTTCGTTGATCAAGCTCATATCGGTGGGTTTAGCGAATTTGATCATTATGTGCGCACCCAAGGGTTGCTCTAGACGTTCTAAGGCTCGCACTTCGGCGACTCCAGCGGCACTCCAGCGACAACGCCGTTTTACTCGCGTTGAACGGCGTTGATCCTTCCTTGCCTATACTGACCCCGACCAGCCTTGCTGGCGATGAATCAGGAGTCGGTACCGTCAAAGGCGAGGAAACGTTATGCAACGCGAGGAGTTCACACAGCAACTATGGCTGGACTACGTTCACGCTCATCCCGACATCGGGGCGCTGCGGCTATGGCCCTTGCCGACCACCGCGGAATACATGACGCTTCTTACCCTCAATTATGGGGCATTTGCCAGTAGCGCCCTGCTACCGTCTCTCGCTCACCTGGGATACCGCGTCATGAGCCGTTATGCCATGGCGGATAGAGGCGTTCTTGTCCACTTGCTCGCGCCAACGGATAACGGCAGCTGGCTGGTGCTTGCGGAACTTCAACTGGGAACCTTGTCGCGCCAGCCTCGTGAAAAGCTCAAAGCCTTGATCAACCAGGCCCATCCCGACGACTGCAAAGGACAGAATCTCTTGTGTCGGGGCAGGCCTTGGCCCATGCCGGATTGGCAAACCTATCAGCAGCTGAAGCAAGCTCATCCCCTTGCAGCTTGGTTGTCGATCATGGGACCCCGTCTGCATCATGCCGGGTTTGACTGCCGCCAGCTCGGCACCACACTAGACGCGTTGGACCAGAAGCTGACACAAGCAGGCTTGACCGGACAGACGGATCGCCACCACGGGGTGGTGCCGATTTCCCCTCTGCTCGACTACCGTTTCTACCCCGCCCCACCACAGAAAGTGGTGTTTGCCGACGGCGACGAACATCGCATCAGCCTGGGCGGGCTTGCGCTGGCTCAGAAGTGTGTTCAAACCGCCCATGAGCGCGTTGCCGAACTCCTGCTGCCACATCATACGCGGTGTGAAATTGCCTGAGCGAGGCTGAGGATGAATATCCACCGCCTGGCCCAGACACGGCTCAATCAAGCTCGACGAAGGTCATTTCGGGTACGTGATCCGGCACGATCAACTTGCCGGCCGTCTTCTCGACGATCTCTTCGACACTCACGCCAGGAGCCCGCTCTTTCAGGATAAAGCTGCCGTCCTTGATTTCCAGATAGGCCAGGTCGGTAAGTACCCGATTGATGCAACCAGCTCCTGTCAGTGGCAAGTTGCACTGTTCCAGCAGCTTCGATTCACCATGCTTGGAAGCATGGGTCATGGTACAAATGATGTTTTCCGCGCCGGCCACCAGGTCCATGGCACCGCCCATGCCCTTGATCAGCTTGCCGGGAACCATCCATGAGGCGATGTTGCCGTTCTGGTCGACTTCAAACGCTCCCAGTACAGTGAGATCCACATGTCCCCCACGAATCATGGCGAAGGACTCCGCCGAGGAAAAAATCGCGGCACCAGGGCGGGCCGTTACCGTCTGCTTGCCGGCATTGATCATGTCGGCATCCACTTCTTCCTCGGTGGGAAAGCGCCCCATCCCTAGCAGTCCGTTCTCCGACTGCAGCATGACATCGATACCATCGGGAATATAATTGGCAACCAGCGTGGGGATGCCGATACCGAGATTGACGTAGAAGCCATCTTCCAGCTCGCGGGCCACGCGCTGCGCCATCTGTTCACGTGTCAAAGCCATGTCAATTACCTCTTGTTATATCGAATTCTCGAAAAGACCTGAACCAATGGATCAGCTGCGAACGGTGCGCTTTTCAATACGCTTTTCAAACGAGCTCTGGATGAGACGATCCACGTATATGCCCGGGGTATGAATCTGGCTCGGTTCCAGTTCACCCGGTTCGACGATCTCTTCGACTTCCACGACTGTGATACGACCCGCAGTCGCTGCCATGGGATTGAAGTTCTGTGCAGTGTGGCGGTACATGACATTCCCGTAGCGATCGGCTTTCCACCCTTTGACGATGGCGAAATCACCGGTGATGGCTTCTTCGAGAATATGCGGTCGCCCGTTGAACTCACGTACTTCCTTGCCTTCACCGATAGGTGTGCCATAGCCGGTGGCCGTATAGAAAGCTGGTATACCCGCACCGCCGGCCCGCATTTTTTCTGCCAGGGTTCCCTGAGGAGTGAGCACGACTTCAATCTCGTCATTGAGCATCTGCTGCTCGAACAGGGCATTTTCTCCCACATAGGATGCGAAGATCTTGCGGATCTGACGGTCCTCCAGGAGCAAGCCCAACCCGAAACCATCCACGCCACAGTTGTTGGAGACGACGGTAAGGTCCTTGACGCCTTGGCGCTTGATTTCCGCAATCAGATTTTCCGGAATACCGCATAACCCGAAGCCACCGGCGAGAATCGTCATACCGCTTTGGATTCCCTCCATGGCTTCCGCGTAAGATGAAACCCGCTTATCGAATCCTGCCATTGGTAAGCCTCACATTGTTGTTGGTGAAATACCGTGGGAGACGCTCCTGATGAAAGTAGCTGCGATGCTCACCAAGAACGCACTAGTCATGCTCGATACGATTTTACTGTAGCGTCAGTGTTGTCCCTGGCAATATATTTGTTAAGTTTGTTTTTTTTATCAATTTATCATTTTTTCAAAATAATCGACTGAAGGCCTAACCGCGTGACACTCAAACAACTTCGTGCTTTTCTTGCCGTAGCGCAGACGCTGAGTTTCACCCAGGCCTGCGATCGGCTGCATCTTTCCCAGCCGGCTCTCAGCCTGGCCATCAAGGGGCTTGAAGAGACTCTGGGCGGCAGGCTTCTCATCCGCAGCACTCGCAGCGTAAGGCTTACCCCCGAAGGCGAGTCCCTGCTCCCCTTGGCCAAGCATCTCCTGGCCCAGTGGGATAATACCGAGGAGCTGCTACGCCAGCGCTTCACCCTGCAGCTGGGCCGCTTGAGCGTTGCCGCAATGCCAGCATTTGCCTGCAACCTGCTGCCTGCGGCGCTGGTCGAGTTTCGCCAGCGCTATCCACGCATCAACATCACCGTGCATGATGTGATCAATGAAGAAGTCACCGAGATGGTGCGTTCACGCCAGGTTGAAATGGGCATAGCCTTCCGCCCCGAGGGCACTGGCAGTCTATCGTTTACCGCCCTGTTCGAGGATCGCTTTGTCGCCGTGGTTGCTAGAGACTCACCTCTGGCGGCACTTGACTATCTGACATGGCCCATGCTCTTGCAGCAGCCCATCATTACTCTGCAACGACCCTCCATGGTGCGCCGGTTGCTGGAACAGGAACTTGGCAAGCGTGACATCGACTTGCAAGTGGCATTTGAAAGTCATCAACTTGCTACCGTGGGCCGCATGGTGGCTTCCAACCTCGGTGTCAGTGCAGTCCCCTCGATGTGTATTCGGCAAATGCAGGAGTCCGGCGCTTGTTGTCTGCCGCTCTTGGAGCCAAGCATCACCTGCACGGTAGGCATCCTGACCCATGACGAGCTATCCATTGCGGCCCACACCCTCAGTGGCGTACTGCAGGAAACCGTGCAAGCCCCGACCTTGAGCCGCTAGTCCAGGCAGGGTTTCGCCTCAGGCTTGGCCAACAAGAAACCTTGCATATCGTTGCATCCGTGGCGCAGAAGGAAATGATATTGCTCCCAGGTTTCCACTCCCTCGGCCAGCACTTCGATCCCAAGACGGTGACTCAGGTCGATCATGCTCAGAATGATCGCCTCATCCTTGGAGTTACGCCCGATATCCTTGACGAAGCACTGATCTATCTTGATACGATCCAGGGGCATCTGCTTAAGTCGATTGAAGGAAGAATATCCGGTACCGAAGTCATCCAGTGCCAGACGATACCCCGCCTGGTGCAAGGCATTGAGCTGCTCCAGGGCAACATCGGGATCCTGCAACAAAAGGGTCTCGGTGATCTCTAGTTCGATACGATGCCTGGCCACACCGGAGGCATCGACCAATTCGTTCAAACGTATCACGAAATCTGCCTGGAGAAGCTGCAGGGGGGAAATATTGATCGCCACATAAGGTATCGTGTGGCCTGCATCTTGCCAACGGGCCAATTGACTGCACGCCATTGAAATCACCTGCCAGCCGATAGGCACGATCAGTTGGGTCTCTTCCGCCAGAGGAATGAACTGCGCGGGAGAAATCATGCCCTTGTCGGGGTGGGGCCATCGCAGTAACGCTTCAAAACCGCAAAGCTTACGCAACTCAAGCGAATACTGTCCTTGGTAGTACAGCACCAGTTCATGTCGGCTGATGGCCAAGCGCAAATCCTGTTCGAGAGCGAAACTTTCCAGACTCACCGCCGTATGGCGAGGCTGATAAACCTGCAACTGGTTCTTGCCGAGAAGCTTGGCCTGGTGCAGCGCGTTATCGGCGTTGCGTATCGCATCGCTGGCATTCGTGCCATCCCAGGGGCAAAGCACCACACCTAGACTGGCGGTGATTTGAAACGAAACCTGCCCGATCGACACGGTCTGCTGGGTAGTTTTCAACCAGTCCTGTCCCAGGCTCTTGGCATCCTCCAGCAGGGCCTCCGCTTCGTTTCGGGAAGTCGAGTAGATGACGGCAAACTCGTCTCCCCCCATACGATATAATGTTGCCCCGTTTCCCAAGCGCCCGTGCCAGCGAGTCGTCAGTTCAATGAGCAACTGATCTCCCGCACCGTGTCCCAGACTATCGTTGACGAGCTTGAAGCGATCCAGGTCCATCAGCATCAAGGCGAAACCCTGCACCGGCTCCTGGCGAAGCCGATGGTGCAAATCAGCTTCCAGCCGTGACCGGTTCGCCAGCCCGGTCAGAGTGTCATGGTGGGCCTGATACTCAAGGTCCCGGGTTTTCTCTTCCACTCGAAGTGCCAACGTGGCTTCACGCGTATGCATGCCGAGCACGACGGCGGCCCCCATCGCCCCAAGCAGCGTGAGTAGCAAGTTGAATTCGAACAACGTATTTCCGGGAGCCGCGAAGCGGTAACCATGGCCTGCGGCTACCGTCACCAGCCACGTCTGTTCCGCGAAATCGAGGGTAAAACGTTCCTTCAGAGAACTTTCATAAAAGCTCTCGTAAAAACTCTCATGAGAACTCTCATGAGAACTCGGCTGCTCGAGAGGCAGGTAATAGAAGCGATCCCCTGCCTGGCTCAGGGTTATCTCCATGAAGGCTAGTTCGCTCATGTTTACCGCGGCGCTCATCATTCGAGACACGGTAAAGACGCCGACCACAAATCCCGCGAGAGACTGGTCGCTGTCAAGCGAAACCGCCTGGGGCTGACGTTGTGAGTGATACACCGGCTGCAGAATCAGATATCCCGGTTCATTCGGCGCCTGGGTCAGATGAATGACTTCAGTCGCGGTGGGTCGGCCGCTTTGAAACGCCCGATAAACCCACTGGCGACGATCCTCTTGAGATAATAAGTTGAATCCAAGCGCCGCTTCGTTTTGCGCCAATGGCTCCACATACTGGACCACCACCATGGAATCGTCTTGTCCGAGGGAGTCGCCCTCGACGAGATAGTCGTCCCGATCCAGCAATTGCCGCGTCTGGCGCTCGAAGGTCTTGCGCTCGGCGACCGGTACTACCGGATCCCAAGAATACGCCAGCACTGATGGATTATCGGTAAATATCTGATAGGAGAGATCATGAAATACTTGTGGTGAGGGTGGCCG
It encodes the following:
- a CDS encoding response regulator transcription factor, coding for MQNLEQRLLIVDDDEMFCHVLSRALSRRGYEVLVAHDAEQAMVLAAQHDPVMATLDLKLEHSSGLKLLPELLEVAPQCRIVILTGYSSIATAVEAIKLGAVNYLCKPVDADDVLAAFERQTGDPDTELADNPPSINRITWEHIQKVLQEHDGNISATARALGMHRRTLQRKLQKRPVKR
- a CDS encoding CoA transferase subunit A; amino-acid sequence: MAGFDKRVSSYAEAMEGIQSGMTILAGGFGLCGIPENLIAEIKRQGVKDLTVVSNNCGVDGFGLGLLLEDRQIRKIFASYVGENALFEQQMLNDEIEVVLTPQGTLAEKMRAGGAGIPAFYTATGYGTPIGEGKEVREFNGRPHILEEAITGDFAIVKGWKADRYGNVMYRHTAQNFNPMAATAGRITVVEVEEIVEPGELEPSQIHTPGIYVDRLIQSSFEKRIEKRTVRS
- the hybE gene encoding [NiFe]-hydrogenase assembly chaperone HybE, whose amino-acid sequence is MQALSSADYRYLADIATRYRDKHLREMKLSPHFNPALGVDALCFHRVDEVLVGALITPIALWLVAVPAQAKTHIPPAEGTCYRLSLPSGEYRLEAELLEPPFHVWRCCILEDLKELQDMGEAARLAQAMMTRLMQVDDTK
- a CDS encoding CoA transferase subunit B, with the protein product MALTREQMAQRVARELEDGFYVNLGIGIPTLVANYIPDGIDVMLQSENGLLGMGRFPTEEEVDADMINAGKQTVTARPGAAIFSSAESFAMIRGGHVDLTVLGAFEVDQNGNIASWMVPGKLIKGMGGAMDLVAGAENIICTMTHASKHGESKLLEQCNLPLTGAGCINRVLTDLAYLEIKDGSFILKERAPGVSVEEIVEKTAGKLIVPDHVPEMTFVELD
- a CDS encoding EAL domain-containing protein, whose amino-acid sequence is MRQNSELAATYLLTGILLSHTLGYSYTTPFWLPAGFALAAGVRFGYGVLPGAGIGSFLFNISYLGGWELNLDPRVYLTALEIAIGVVAQAAVGVWGVHRLGNPLVSGRKGSIPGFILAIGFGSTLLSATVATAALWQLTPSPVGPHPAHVWLGWWLGDSFGVVVGAPLALAMLSRAPNGISRRSRRRLLVLLGGNLAAILFIHQGQVNQHKRQIEQSFARDVEILQANLNRIYQQNLADLGKLARAFSRDRPPSPQVFHDLSYQIFTDNPSVLAYSWDPVVPVAERKTFERQTRQLLDRDDYLVEGDSLGQDDSMVVVQYVEPLAQNEAALGFNLLSQEDRRQWVYRAFQSGRPTATEVIHLTQAPNEPGYLILQPVYHSQRQPQAVSLDSDQSLAGFVVGVFTVSRMMSAAVNMSELAFMEITLSQAGDRFYYLPLEQPSSHESSHESFYESFYESSLKERFTLDFAEQTWLVTVAAGHGYRFAAPGNTLFEFNLLLTLLGAMGAAVVLGMHTREATLALRVEEKTRDLEYQAHHDTLTGLANRSRLEADLHHRLRQEPVQGFALMLMDLDRFKLVNDSLGHGAGDQLLIELTTRWHGRLGNGATLYRMGGDEFAVIYSTSRNEAEALLEDAKSLGQDWLKTTQQTVSIGQVSFQITASLGVVLCPWDGTNASDAIRNADNALHQAKLLGKNQLQVYQPRHTAVSLESFALEQDLRLAISRHELVLYYQGQYSLELRKLCGFEALLRWPHPDKGMISPAQFIPLAEETQLIVPIGWQVISMACSQLARWQDAGHTIPYVAINISPLQLLQADFVIRLNELVDASGVARHRIELEITETLLLQDPDVALEQLNALHQAGYRLALDDFGTGYSSFNRLKQMPLDRIKIDQCFVKDIGRNSKDEAIILSMIDLSHRLGIEVLAEGVETWEQYHFLLRHGCNDMQGFLLAKPEAKPCLD
- a CDS encoding DUF1338 domain-containing protein, which translates into the protein MQREEFTQQLWLDYVHAHPDIGALRLWPLPTTAEYMTLLTLNYGAFASSALLPSLAHLGYRVMSRYAMADRGVLVHLLAPTDNGSWLVLAELQLGTLSRQPREKLKALINQAHPDDCKGQNLLCRGRPWPMPDWQTYQQLKQAHPLAAWLSIMGPRLHHAGFDCRQLGTTLDALDQKLTQAGLTGQTDRHHGVVPISPLLDYRFYPAPPQKVVFADGDEHRISLGGLALAQKCVQTAHERVAELLLPHHTRCEIA
- a CDS encoding 3-hydroxybutyrate dehydrogenase, with the translated sequence MNEHGKNATPRVALVTGTSSGIGEAVVKHLCQLGHQVLAVDFNPAGENVAEAAGAAFFQADLTDPEACRAAVAEANKRFGGVDILVNNAGIQHVAPIEEFPEEKWRQIIDLMLTAPFLLTQAAWPHMRENGWGRVINIASVHAQVASPGKSAYVSAKHGMIGLTKTAALEGGAQGITANTICPAYVKTPLVDNQIADQARMHGMEEQEVIENIMLKNAAVKRLIEPAEVAEMVAFLASDSAGAVTGSSWNIDLGWTAQ
- a CDS encoding GrxA family glutaredoxin, translated to MFVVIFGRMSCPFCVRALRLAEQLEGAGKIEGYRYVDMPKEGVTKEDIAKTAGKPVYTVPQVFVDQAHIGGFSEFDHYVRTQGLL
- a CDS encoding LysR family transcriptional regulator; translation: MTLKQLRAFLAVAQTLSFTQACDRLHLSQPALSLAIKGLEETLGGRLLIRSTRSVRLTPEGESLLPLAKHLLAQWDNTEELLRQRFTLQLGRLSVAAMPAFACNLLPAALVEFRQRYPRINITVHDVINEEVTEMVRSRQVEMGIAFRPEGTGSLSFTALFEDRFVAVVARDSPLAALDYLTWPMLLQQPIITLQRPSMVRRLLEQELGKRDIDLQVAFESHQLATVGRMVASNLGVSAVPSMCIRQMQESGACCLPLLEPSITCTVGILTHDELSIAAHTLSGVLQETVQAPTLSR